GCGCCAGGAAGTCGATCAGGTGCGCGCAGAAGGCGTCGGTCCAGTCCTGCGGGCCGTAGTCCAGTGCGAGGTCCGCGGTGTGCACCTCGACCTCGCGCCACCAGCAGTAGGCCGTGTCCAGCAGCACCCCGTCCCGGTAGCGCACCGGGCGCCGCCAGTCCTCCGGGTTCGCGCGAGCCCAGGCGTCCTCCAGCCCGGCCGCCGTCCGCAGCACCTCGGTGCGCAACTCGGCGGCCGGCCGCCCGGAACCGGCCTCGATGGCCGCGTCGCGGCCCGCGCGGCCGCCGTCGTACACCTCGGCCAGCTCGCCAACGAAGGCCAGCTCGGCCTGGCGGGTGAGCGCCGTGGCGAGCTCGGCGAGATGGGTGAGCACATGGCCACGGGACCAGCCAGGCAGCGCGGATGCGGCCCGCGCCCCGGCATCGGTCAGCCCCTCCAGCATGGCGGCCAGCCTGGTGTGCCCGGCATGCACCTCGGCACGCAGTTCGGCGGGCGTCATGGCCACAGCAGCTCCTTCGTCCAGGTGGAGCCCGTCCGGGTGTAGCGCAGCCGGGTGTGCCTGCGCCGCGGGTCACCCTGCCAGAACTCCACCTCCTCGGCTGCCACGACGTACAGTGTCCAGTCCGGGGCCACCAGCTCCGGCTCCCGCGTGATCCGGTCCTCCGCCCACTCGAGTTCGGCGGCCAGCTCGGCCAGGTCGGCCAGTGGTTCGCTCTGCCTGGCCAGCAGCGCAACCGCCCTGGCTCCGGCCGAGCGGCCCAGGTAGTCCCGCGCGCTCACCTCGGCACCGGCGGGGTGAACCGGGCCCCGTACGCGCACCTGCCTGCCCAGCGCCGCCCAGTAGCCGGTGAGCGCGGCCCACGGGGTGTTCGCCAGTTCCTTGCCCTTACGCCCGGCCGAGGTGGAGGCGAACCACCAGCCCGTGGCGTCCACGTCCTTCAGGATCAGCACGCGGGCCGATGGCAGGCCACGCGGATCCACAGTGGACAGTGTCATGGCGTGCGGCTCGGCCACCCCGGCCTCGATCGCCTCGGTCAGCCAGCGCCCGAACAGCGCCACCGGCTCGGCGGGCGCGCGGCCGGGGTCGAAGCCGGGCAGGTCCCCGGCAAGCGAGGGCAGACCGCGCAGCAGCGCCCGCAGCCCACCCGCGTCCTGACTAATGGTTGGTGACTCTTGTGACATTAGGCGACCGTAGCCAGCTCGCTCACATGGGGTCAAGCAAGAAAACCATTAGGATCGGCCCGTGGAGCATCTGGCGCTGGAGCTGGCCGCGACGATCCGGCACGACGGCCAAGGTGGGGTCGCCGACGACCTGGCCACCCTGGCGGGGTTCACCGAGTGGGTCCGGCAGCGGACCGATCGCCTGGGGGAGGACATCTCGGATGCGGATGACGAGCCGACCTGGCAACGGGTACGGGACCTGCGGCGCGCGCTGCGCGCGCTGTTCGCCAGGGCGGTGCGGCCCGGACCACCGAGCACGGCCGACGCGGGCAGGTTGCCGGACCCGGACACGGCGCTGCGGGAGGTGAACGCGGCGGCAGCGGTGCCGAGGGCGCCGCAGCTCAGCTGGCCGGAGGGCGGTGCCCCACGGGTGTGGCACCGGACCGCGGAGACGGATCCGCGTACCCGGCTGGTCGCGGCGCTGGCCAGGGCGGCCATCGACTTCCTCGGCAGCGAGCAGGTGTCCCGGCTGCGGGCCTGCCCGGCGCCGCAGTGCGTGCGCTACTTCATCAAGGAACACCCCCGGCAGACCTGGTGTAAGCCCTCCTGCGGGAACCGGGCCAGGGTCAGCCGCTACTACCAGCGGCATCGGGAGTGATGCCTGATGGAGGGTGGCGCTTCATCCTGGCCGACCGGGTCACCCCGCACGCTGTCCACGTGGTCGGTCCCCAGCACGCTGACCATCGCGGCCATGACCGCCTGCTGGGGACTGCGGGCCGGGCGCAGCAGGCCGCGGCGCGGCGGGCATGAAGCTCGGGCCTGATGCCGGAACAGGTCCGGCATCAGGCCGTGCCGCGCCCGCGGATCAGCTGCAGCCGGAGGTGGCGCCGCAACCTTCGCAGGCGTAGCAGGATCCGGCTGGACGCATCTTCGTCCCGCAGGTCATGCACAACGGCGCGTCCGCGGCCTTGCCCATGTGCAGCTCGGCCAGCTCGGCGGTGGTGTGCGGCTCCCGCACGGTTTCCCGGTCCTCCTCGGCCGGGGCACTGCGCGGGGTGTCGGCATGCACACTGCCGCGCAGCTCGTCCAGGTCCACGTTCTCCTGGTCCCCGGTGCCGTTGCCGTACTCGGACTCCACCTGCGCGGACCGCTCACCGGCGGTGAAGATGCCCAGCTGGGCCCGCTTCTCGTAGGGCAGGTAGTCCAGCGCGAGCCTGCGGAACAGGTAGTCCAGCACGCTGGTGGCGATCCGGAGGTCCGGATCGTCGGTCATGCCTGCGGGCTCGAACCGGAGGTTGGCGAACTTGGCGACGTAGAACTCCAGTGGGATGCCGTACTGCAGACCGACCGAAATGGACATCGAGAAGGCATCCATCACCCCCGCCAGAGTGGAGCCCTGCTTGCCGAGCTTGACGAAGATCTCGCCGAGCCCGTCGTCAGGGTAGGAGCCCGCGGTCAGGTACCCTTCGGCCCCGCCGACGGTGAAGGACACCGTCTGGCTCGGCCGTTTTTTCGGCAGCCGCTTGCGGACCGGGCGGTACTCCACCACGGTCTCCGGTTCCCCGGCTTCCTCGTTCTTCTTCCCGGTGGAAAGTGGTTGGCCGACCTTGCAGTTGTCGCGGTAGATCGCGAGCGCCTTCAGGCCCAGCTTCCAGCCCTGGAAGTAGATCTTCTCGACGTCGGCGACGGTCGCCTGTTCCGGCATGTTCACCGTCTTGGAGATGGCCCCGGACAGGAATGGCTGCACCGCGGCCATCATCCGCACATGCCCCATCGGGGCGATGGAACGTTCGCCGACCGCGCAGTCGAACACGTCGTAGTGCTCGGGGCGCAGTCCCGGCGCGTCCACCACATGCCCGTGCTCGGCCACGTAGTCGACGATCGCCTCGACCTGCTCGCGCTGGTAGCCCATCGAGTTCAGGGCGCGCGGCACCGTCTGGTTCACGATCTGCATGGACCCGCCGCCGACCAGCTTCTTGAACTTCACCAGCGAGAAGTCCGGCTCGATCCCGGTGGTGTCGCAGTCCATCATGAATCCGATGGTGTTGTGACTGACGAAGCCACCCGCGACATACGTGACGTTGTCCGGGACGGACAAGTCGTAGGTGGGCTGGACGCCACCGTCCTCGTTGGAGGCCACCGCCTCGAACAGGTAGTTCAGCGCATGCGCCAACCGCTCGTCCCCGGTCTCACCGAGCAACTGCCGAGCGGTCATCCTGGCTACACCGCCGGTCGTGCGCAGGGAGGCCAGCACAGCGGCACGCCGCGGATGGCCGGTCGGCACGATCTCGTCCCATACCTCACGGGGGAGATACACCCGGTCTCGTTTGGCCGACGCCATCGGCTCGAGTGCCACCATCAATCGCGACTTGCGGTCGCTGATGAAACCGATGAGTTCGTCGAAGTTCAGCGCATGGTCGACATTACGCAGGCGCACCAGATGCAGCGCCCCACCCCAACCGCTCTCGGTCACCCGGGTGGTTGTCGCCAGCCCGAGCGGCAACAACATGCTACGAACGTCGTCGGCAAACGACTCGGAAGCGGTCGACAGGCTCGGCACTCCCTCTAGCACTGAGCCATCAGCCTCGAACAAACCACGCAGGAAGGCTGCGTACACCGCCCCGTCGTTGGTCTCGCGAATGGCGGCGGGCACACGCGGCGTCCATCCCTTACCGGTGTGATCCACGCCAGGGAGGTCTTTGGCGAACCCTGCCGCAGTCCACCACTTCGCGAGCCGGACCGACTGAATACTGACCTCGTGATAGCCGGCACGCGGGGTGATCGCTGGTTCAAGTCCGAACAGCTCCTTCGACAGCACGCTCAGCCGGGCGATCACATCCAGGTCTGTGTCGGCGACACAGAGCCGGATCCCCTTGGCATGCAGGCTACCGTCACCCATGAAGTAGCCGACCAGTTCGGCGAGGTGCTCATCGACGGCCTCGGGGACCTGGACGTTCCGGTCGCCGGCGTAGTTGGCCTGGTCCAAAACGGGCAACGAAACCCGCCGTGGTTCACCGACCAGACCGTTCAGCTGAATCGGTACGACATCCGATGCCTCGATGTCGGCGAGCCGCTTCCACACCCAGGCACCGGTAACCGGGTCGACGATCTTGACCCGATGGGCGAGTGTGCCCTGAATCCGGTAACCGCCGTCGGTCACGATGCGGCGCGTCGGTTCCTCACCATTGATGAAGAACCTCGTCGCCGAGCGAGGTCCATCGTCGGTCGAGACGGTCACGTCCAGGTCCTGCCACCGGTCACCGTAAGGGTCGCCCAGTTCCGAAAGCCGGGTCAGACCCCGATCGGTAGTCACCATCGTGTCGCCGGTCAGGCAGCCGGTCGGAGCCAATACGCTGGCCTGGGCGTTGCGCCAGCCGTGCTGGCCGCCGATCTCGATGCCCCGCTGCCACTCCTTGGTGGCAAGGTCGCGCACCGCGACGTCGTTGACATGCATCGTCCGGATCTCGTCGTTGGCCGCGGCGTGCTTGCGCATGATCCGCTGATGCGCCTTGGCATTGCGGGCATAACCCTCGTACGGCCCGACGGCGGCGGCCAGCTCGGCGGACCTCCGGTAGGACACGCCGGTCATCAGCGAGGTGATGGCCGCGGCCAGCGCGCGCCCGTCCGGGGAGTCATAGGCATGCCCGGTGGCCATCAGCAGCGCACCCAGGTTCGCGTAACCGATACCGAGCTGCCGGAACTTCCGGGTGGTGTCGCCGATCTCCTCGGTCGGGAAGTCCGCGAAGCAAATGGAGATGTCCATCGCGGTGATCACGAACTCCACGGCCCTTGCGAACAGCCCGGCGTCGAACGTGCCGTCCTCGCCGAGGAACTTCATCAGGTTCAGCGAGGCGAGGTTGCAGCTGGAGTTGTCCAGATGAAGGTATTCCGAGCAGGGATTGGATGCGGTGATCCGGCCGGATTCCGGGCAGGTGTGCCAGTCGTTGATCGTGTCGTCGTACTGCAGGCCGGGGTCGGCGCACTCCCATGCCGCCTTGGCCATCGAGCGGAACAGCGGTTTGGCTTCCACCTCCTCGACGACCTCACCGGTCAGCCGGGCGCGCAGGCCGAACTTTCCCTCCGCCTCCACGGCCCGCATGAACTCATCGGAGACCCGCACCGAGTTGTTCGCGTTCTGGTACTGCACCGAGCTGATGTCCGCGCCGCTGAGGTCCATGTCGAACCCGGCGTCGCGCAGCACGCGGATCTTCTTCTCCTCGCCGGCCTTGGTCTGGATGAACTCCTCGATATCGGGATGGTCCACATCGAGCACGACCATCTTGGCCGCGCGCCGGGTGGCGCCGCCCGACTTGATGGTGCCCGCGGAGGCGTCGGCGCCGCGCATGAAGGAGACCGGCCCGGACGCGGTGCCGCCGGAGGAAAGCAGTTCCCGCGAGGAGCGGATCCGGGAAAGGTTGAGGCCAGCGCCGGAACCCCCCTTGAAGATCAGCCCCTCCTCCCGGTACCAGTTGAGGATCGACTCCATGTTGTCGTCCACGGCGAGGATGAAGCAGGCGGACACCTGTTGCTTGGACGGCGTGCCGACGTTGAACCATACCGGCGAGTTGAAGCTGAACACCTGGTGCAGCAGCATCCAGGTCAGCTCGTGCTCGAAGATCTCGGCGTCGGCCTTGGTGGCGAAGTAGCCATGCCGGTTACCTGCGTCCACATAGGTCCGCACCACGCGGTCGATCAGCTGGCGCAGGCTGTGCTCGCGCTCCGGCGTGCCGAGCGCACCACGGAAATACTTGCTCGCCACGATGTTGGTGGCGTTGACCGACCAGGACTCGGGGAACTCCACACCGTACTGCTCGAAATTCACCGTGCCGTCGCGCCAGTTCGTCATCACGACGTCCCGGCGGGCCCAGGTCACCTCGTCGTAGGGGTGCACTCCCTCGGTGGTGAACACGCGCGCCAGGCTCAGCCCGCGCTTACGACGCTTTCCACCCTTGCCTGCGGCTTCCGTTTCGGCCCCGATGGTTTCCGTCATGTCTTCTCCCCGCTCCGCGCGCGCGACTCGCGCTGCTCTGTGTCCTCCGGCTCGCCGTCCTGCGGCGCGCTGTCCGATTCGGCCGAGCCGGCAATGGCCTCGCGTAGATCCGCGATTTCCTTTTCGAAGTCCTCGATCGAGGAGAAGGAGCGGTAGACACTCGCGAAGCGCAGGTACGCGACCCCGTCGAGTTCCCGGAGCGGACCCAGAATGGCCAGCCCGACCTCGTGGCTCGGAATCTCCGCGACCCCGGCCGAGCGGATCGACTCCTCCACCCGTTGCGCGAGCTGCTGCAACGCGTCATCGTCGACCGGACGGCCCTGGCAGGCGCGACGCACTCCCCGAACCACCTTGTCCCTGCTGAACTGTTCGGTGACCCCGGAGCGTTTGACCACGGCGAGCACCATGGTCTCCGAGGTCGTGAACCGGCGCCCACACTCGGAGCAGGAGCGACGGCGCCGGATGGCCTGCCCTTCGTCGACCTCCCTGGAGTCGACGACCCGGGAGTCGGCATGGCGGCAGAACGGGCATCGCATCCGCCCATCACCTTCCTCTCCGCGTCGGACTCACGACGGGCCGCACCGGACCGGCCATTCCGCCCGGCCCGTGGCCACCCGGTGGGCAACGCGTGCAGCTGTGGACAACTACTGCAATCCTACCCCAACCTATGGACCAACTACTAAGGTGTAACTACTACATGTAGGGGTTGACCTTAAGCCGACCCTCGCGGCCGCGCAACGGCAGAACGACAGATCCCACGACCAGGTGAGGCTACCCACCCGCCAGCCGACTGCCACCGACCTCATCGACCGAACTCACCTAGCCCGCCATCGGCGAGACCGGGTTGATAGGGCACGGCGAGCGGGGTCCCCGCCGGCACCGGCGCTCCGGTGAGCCCGTTCAGTTCCTGGATCCGCCGGATGACCGCACCGAGCTCACTGTCCGGGGCGAACCGGGCCGCGACGTCCCACAACGTCTCACCCGGAGCGACGGCCACCAGCGTGGTCTCCGTGGGCACCGGGGCCGCGCCACCCACCCCCTCGGCGAGCAGCCCGAGCCCGGCCACTCCGATTCCGGTGGCAATCGCCAGCGCGACCAGCCATGGCCACCGCCGCGGCACCCTGCGCGGTGCGCAATCGGCCACCGGCGGCATCCGGCGGCCCGCCACCACGCGGGTACGGGTCGGTGGCCGCCGCGACTCGCCGCGACGGCGCCGCGCGGGCACACCGGCGCGCACCGGGCGCGCACCGACCCGGCGGCCCGGCTCGACCCGGGCGCCACCGGGGGCGACGGGTTCGTCCAGGGGCAGTACATCGTCTCGGGGTACGTCGCCCCTGGCATCCTGGGCGGCAGCACCCACGGCACCTCCTGCACGGTCCACGACCAGCGACATCACGGCCTCCTCCGGCTCTCGGTCGAGAGCTCGACCAGATCGAACACTCGTTCTATCGAACGCCCGTGCGAATGTGTACCACCTGACACCGACAAAATCGAGTAGCCGGGATCGGGGCGTCGTGTCGGCCCAGCCGAGTGGAACCGTCCCGACCAGGGAACTCGAAGGGTGGAAAACACCTGAACGACACGGCGTGTCGGTCGAACAGGTGTTTGAAATCCCCCGCTCGGGGGCTAACGTCGGAGATCAGAACGGTGGGCCCACACCGAACGAACCGGAAGGCGGTGCCGCATGGCCGAGAACAAGCGTGGCAAGGGTGGCAAGCTCCGCCCGCTGCCGGAGGTAGCCCCTCCCATTCCCGACCTGACCGAGGATCCCGATGACAGCCTGACCGTACGCCAGCAGCAGGTGCTGGAGGTGATCAGGGCCTGGGTCGACCGCTTCGGCTACCCGCCGAGCGTACGGGAGATCGGCGAGGCTGTCGGGCTGAACTCCACCTCCTCGGTGTCGCACCAGCTCCGTGCGCTGCAGCGCAAGGGCTACCTGCGGCGCGACGCCAACCGGCCGCGCGCGGTCGGCGTGCTCACCGCGCATGCGGACCCGGCGGGCGTGGTGCCGGTGGCACCCGCGCCCGCGGATGCCGAGCAACTGCCGCAGCCCGCGTTCGTGCCGCTGGTCGGGCGCATCGCGGCTGGTGGTCCGGTGCTGGCCGAGCAGGCCATCGAGGATGTCTTCCCGCTGCCGAAGGACATCGTCGGCGAGGGCGAGGTGTTCCTGCTCAGCGTCACCGGTGACTCGATGATCGACGCCGCGATCACGGATGGCGACTGGGTGGTGGTCCGGCAGCAGCCGACCGCGAACAACGGCGAGATCGTGGCCGCGATGATCGAGGGCGAGGCCACGGTCAAGACGTTCAAGCGCACGGATGAGCACGCCTGGCTGATCCCGCAGAACGAGGCCTACGAGCCGATCCCGGCCGATGACGCGACCATCCTGGGCAAGGTGGTGGCGGTGTTGCGCCGACTGTGAGCACGGACCGCCGGCGGTGACTCAGCGCCAGCGACGGCTCAGCGGCGGCGGAGCTTGTCGATGCCGAACACGAGGGCCAGTGCCACCGCGAGCGCCACGGCGACGGCGGGCAGGGTGGGCAGTCCCTCCTCGGCGT
The sequence above is drawn from the Amycolatopsis aidingensis genome and encodes:
- a CDS encoding maleylpyruvate isomerase family mycothiol-dependent enzyme gives rise to the protein MTPAELRAEVHAGHTRLAAMLEGLTDAGARAASALPGWSRGHVLTHLAELATALTRQAELAFVGELAEVYDGGRAGRDAAIEAGSGRPAAELRTEVLRTAAGLEDAWARANPEDWRRPVRYRDGVLLDTAYCWWREVEVHTADLALDYGPQDWTDAFCAHLIDFLAPRAPEGIRLTLAADDGAHRWVWGGGRQVGVRGELRDLAAWMAGRRTTGPLTATDGTLPELGPWP
- a CDS encoding pyridoxine/pyridoxamine 5'-phosphate oxidase — its product is MSQESPTISQDAGGLRALLRGLPSLAGDLPGFDPGRAPAEPVALFGRWLTEAIEAGVAEPHAMTLSTVDPRGLPSARVLILKDVDATGWWFASTSAGRKGKELANTPWAALTGYWAALGRQVRVRGPVHPAGAEVSARDYLGRSAGARAVALLARQSEPLADLAELAAELEWAEDRITREPELVAPDWTLYVVAAEEVEFWQGDPRRRHTRLRYTRTGSTWTKELLWP
- a CDS encoding CGNR zinc finger domain-containing protein, producing the protein MEHLALELAATIRHDGQGGVADDLATLAGFTEWVRQRTDRLGEDISDADDEPTWQRVRDLRRALRALFARAVRPGPPSTADAGRLPDPDTALREVNAAAAVPRAPQLSWPEGGAPRVWHRTAETDPRTRLVAALARAAIDFLGSEQVSRLRACPAPQCVRYFIKEHPRQTWCKPSCGNRARVSRYYQRHRE
- a CDS encoding vitamin B12-dependent ribonucleotide reductase translates to MTETIGAETEAAGKGGKRRKRGLSLARVFTTEGVHPYDEVTWARRDVVMTNWRDGTVNFEQYGVEFPESWSVNATNIVASKYFRGALGTPEREHSLRQLIDRVVRTYVDAGNRHGYFATKADAEIFEHELTWMLLHQVFSFNSPVWFNVGTPSKQQVSACFILAVDDNMESILNWYREEGLIFKGGSGAGLNLSRIRSSRELLSSGGTASGPVSFMRGADASAGTIKSGGATRRAAKMVVLDVDHPDIEEFIQTKAGEEKKIRVLRDAGFDMDLSGADISSVQYQNANNSVRVSDEFMRAVEAEGKFGLRARLTGEVVEEVEAKPLFRSMAKAAWECADPGLQYDDTINDWHTCPESGRITASNPCSEYLHLDNSSCNLASLNLMKFLGEDGTFDAGLFARAVEFVITAMDISICFADFPTEEIGDTTRKFRQLGIGYANLGALLMATGHAYDSPDGRALAAAITSLMTGVSYRRSAELAAAVGPYEGYARNAKAHQRIMRKHAAANDEIRTMHVNDVAVRDLATKEWQRGIEIGGQHGWRNAQASVLAPTGCLTGDTMVTTDRGLTRLSELGDPYGDRWQDLDVTVSTDDGPRSATRFFINGEEPTRRIVTDGGYRIQGTLAHRVKIVDPVTGAWVWKRLADIEASDVVPIQLNGLVGEPRRVSLPVLDQANYAGDRNVQVPEAVDEHLAELVGYFMGDGSLHAKGIRLCVADTDLDVIARLSVLSKELFGLEPAITPRAGYHEVSIQSVRLAKWWTAAGFAKDLPGVDHTGKGWTPRVPAAIRETNDGAVYAAFLRGLFEADGSVLEGVPSLSTASESFADDVRSMLLPLGLATTTRVTESGWGGALHLVRLRNVDHALNFDELIGFISDRKSRLMVALEPMASAKRDRVYLPREVWDEIVPTGHPRRAAVLASLRTTGGVARMTARQLLGETGDERLAHALNYLFEAVASNEDGGVQPTYDLSVPDNVTYVAGGFVSHNTIGFMMDCDTTGIEPDFSLVKFKKLVGGGSMQIVNQTVPRALNSMGYQREQVEAIVDYVAEHGHVVDAPGLRPEHYDVFDCAVGERSIAPMGHVRMMAAVQPFLSGAISKTVNMPEQATVADVEKIYFQGWKLGLKALAIYRDNCKVGQPLSTGKKNEEAGEPETVVEYRPVRKRLPKKRPSQTVSFTVGGAEGYLTAGSYPDDGLGEIFVKLGKQGSTLAGVMDAFSMSISVGLQYGIPLEFYVAKFANLRFEPAGMTDDPDLRIATSVLDYLFRRLALDYLPYEKRAQLGIFTAGERSAQVESEYGNGTGDQENVDLDELRGSVHADTPRSAPAEEDRETVREPHTTAELAELHMGKAADAPLCMTCGTKMRPAGSCYACEGCGATSGCS
- the nrdR gene encoding transcriptional regulator NrdR, translating into MRCPFCRHADSRVVDSREVDEGQAIRRRRSCSECGRRFTTSETMVLAVVKRSGVTEQFSRDKVVRGVRRACQGRPVDDDALQQLAQRVEESIRSAGVAEIPSHEVGLAILGPLRELDGVAYLRFASVYRSFSSIEDFEKEIADLREAIAGSAESDSAPQDGEPEDTEQRESRARSGEKT
- a CDS encoding LysM peptidoglycan-binding domain-containing protein, with amino-acid sequence MGAAAQDARGDVPRDDVLPLDEPVAPGGARVEPGRRVGARPVRAGVPARRRRGESRRPPTRTRVVAGRRMPPVADCAPRRVPRRWPWLVALAIATGIGVAGLGLLAEGVGGAAPVPTETTLVAVAPGETLWDVAARFAPDSELGAVIRRIQELNGLTGAPVPAGTPLAVPYQPGLADGGLGEFGR
- the lexA gene encoding transcriptional repressor LexA, which encodes MAENKRGKGGKLRPLPEVAPPIPDLTEDPDDSLTVRQQQVLEVIRAWVDRFGYPPSVREIGEAVGLNSTSSVSHQLRALQRKGYLRRDANRPRAVGVLTAHADPAGVVPVAPAPADAEQLPQPAFVPLVGRIAAGGPVLAEQAIEDVFPLPKDIVGEGEVFLLSVTGDSMIDAAITDGDWVVVRQQPTANNGEIVAAMIEGEATVKTFKRTDEHAWLIPQNEAYEPIPADDATILGKVVAVLRRL